The Mercurialis annua linkage group LG7, ddMerAnnu1.2, whole genome shotgun sequence genome includes the window TGATAAAGCATGATATCTCTAGTCAGCTTTGCGGTCTTCGCCATGGGAAAGTACTTGTTCAGGAATGCCTTGGCCAAATCTGACCATTTGATGCCAACTCTAGGCAGAGCATGAATCCAGATCTTCGCTTTATCCCTCAGAGAAAATGGGAATAAACGCAGCCAAACTTCATCTTCTGTCATGTTGCTGAGCTTGAATGTACTGCACACCTCCAGGAAATTCGAGAGGTGCGCATTTGGATCTTCATTCGGTAGCCCATAGAACTGACAGCGGGCTTCTAACAACTGAATGATACTGGTCTTAATCTCGTAATGGTTTGCCCGCATAGGATGTGCAAAGTAACCATGAGTAGTATTTCCTACATTCGACTGAAAGAATTCCATCAATGTTGGTTGAATCTGCCCGTTGTTATTCTGTCCTTGCAGATCCTGCTGATTCTGCAGATTCTGTTGATTCTGTGGGATCACTCTGTTATCCCCCTCATTATTCAATCCAAGCGGATTACCTTCTTCGTCTGCCatatttatattcttttgaGCTGATTTTCTGATGCTTCGCTCAAAAGATGTGAGATCTGGTTGAAATGTTTCTAAAGGTAGACCTTTGCgacgtgtattatgcatacactacAAGAAGAGTACCGGTatcaacaaaaacaagaaatcccacgcgtaaaacaagaaaGTAAAAGACTAAAACAACCCGAGCTATCCTAACTTAGATGTTAAAGATAtgctttccccggcaacggcgccaaaaacatGTTGAGAAAATTGCTGCAAGTGcacagtgtcaactcgtaatatagactatgaagtccagatatcgtacccacaaggaaagtaactaaatacacccaattaagatactcaatttggatatccaaaaagataatttggttgaagtggttttaaattaataaaattgaattaagcagatataatttaaaataaattaagcttttaataaaaaaatgagtttaaacaataataaggaagatcagggattattaattttctttatgtcattaATCTCATGGGATATATGGATTATGTTATCAATTTATGGTTCAGGCTAATCTAATGCATCTATAActctctctcaagccgctatagataaaaatatacaaataaccaattaataggcaaattactcactcccgtgttataaaataccaaatcaagtgattaaatgatatttattaagcaaacctcaagaacacgtattcattaactcactctcgtgttattaattcatacgttgttgattaactgatctattttaattaagctctctcaagtcagaattaaaacatagggcagTGAATTAATTGGCCAAAAACATTCAAGCATTATGAGCATTAATcaacatataattttaataataatccAATATCCCAATATGATTAAGTAAACAtaagtccaattaataatccCCGAAAATGGGCTTAGCTACTCATATCTAAAGGAAATTCAACAATAACATATATGGAATTCATGATTAATAAGAACACAATGATAATTGATCTCTCAATAATGTTGTACCTTAACTCCGGAATTCCAATATGTTTTGTGTAATAATCCCAAACGATAGAGTAAAAATGATACTAAAATAGACTACCTCTAATGGCTTTGTCTATGATCTAAGATGAAAACTACAAAGGTGATCTCAAAGATGTTTAAGATCCAAAAGATGTgttttctctacacaaatgcaAGTTGACTTGCTCGTTGAACTGTTGCGACATCACATAGCACTCACTTGCCACATGGTTAGGATCTCCACAAACCTCACAACTATTCTGAATTACAGGCACACTATGAGTGTTGGTTGCTACAGCTTGTTTTGTGAGTAAATCCTGTAGTAATAACTTGACCGTCTCCACCATTGGGTCAGTATTAATTGCCATAACTCCTCTCTCAACAGGTGCTTTGGCCAAGAACAGTTGTTCACTGCCAACTCATCTAACACCTCAAATGCTGCGTCAGTGCTCTTCCTAATCAATGACCCTCGTGCGGATGTATCAATAATGATCCATTGTAGAAATTTTGGATCAAATTCTCTCACGTAATATGGATGAGGAACTTTTCTCTACATTTCCTTATACCACTCCCATGCGTCACTCACTGGTTCTCCATCCAGTTGCTAATAAAGCATGATATCTCTTGTCAACTTTGTGGTCTTCGCCATGGGAAAGTACTTGTTCAGGAATGCCTTGGCTAAATTTGACCATCTATTGATGCCTACTCTAGGCAGAGCATGGATCCAAATCTTTGCTTTGTCCCTCAGAGAAAATGGGAATAAGCGCAACCAAACTTGATCTTCTGTCATGTTACTGAGCTTGAATGTACTGCACACCTCCAGGAAGTTCGAGAGGTGCGCATTTGGATCTTCATTCAGTAGCCCATAAAACTGACAGCGGGCTTCTAACAACTGAATGATACTGGTCTTAATCTCCTAATGGTTTGCCCGCACAGGATGTGCAAAGTAACCATGAGTAGTATTTCCTACATTCGGCTGAAAGAATTCCATCAATGTTGGTTGTCTCTGCTTGTTATTATTATGTCCTTGCAGATCCTGCTGATTCTGCTGATTCTGTTGATTCTGTGGGACCACTCTAATATCCCTCTCATTATTTAAGCCAGGCAGGATACCATCTTCGTCTGCCATATTAGAATTCTTTTGAGCTGATTTTTTGATGCTTCGCTCAAAAGTTGTGAGATCTGGTTGAAATGTTTCTAGAGGTAGACCTTTGCGACGTGTGTTATGCATACATTACGAGGAGAGTACTTGtatcaacaaaaacaacaaaacccacgcgtaaaacaagaaaataaaaaactaaaacaagCCGAGCTATCCTAACTTAGATGTTAAAAATAtgctttccccggcaacggcgccaaaaacttgttgatatAAATACTGCAAGTGCACAATGTCAACtcgtaatacagactgtgaagtccggatatcgtacccacaaggaaagcaactaaataaacccaattaagatactcaatttggatagccaaaaggataatttggttgaagttattttgaattaataaaactgaattaagcaaatttaatttagaataaaattaagcttttaataaaaatgagtttaaacaataatatggaagatcagggattattaattttctttatgcaATTAATCTCATGGGATATGGATTATGTTGTCAAATTATGGTTTAGGCTAGTCTAATGCATCTATAACTCTCTTTCAAGCCGCTATAGACAAAAACATacaaataacaaattaataggcaaattactcactctcgtgttataataaACCTAATCGaatgattaaatgatatttattaagcaaacctaaagaacacgtattcattaactcactctcgtgttattaactCCTATGTTGTTGATTAACCGATCTATTTTGATTAAGCTCTCTCAAGtcagaattaaaacatagggcagTAAATGAATTGATCAGATACATTCAAGCATTATGAGCATTAATCAACACACAATTTTAACAACAATCCATAATCCCAATATGATTAAATATACATAAGTTCAATTAATAATCTccgaaaatgggtttagctactcatatctAAAGGAAATTCCACAATGACATATATAGAATTCATGATTAACAAGAACACAACGGTAATTGATCTCTCAATAATGTTGTACCTTAACTCCAGAACTCCGATATGTTTCGTGTAATAATCCCAAATGATAAAGTAGAAATGATAAACAAAACTCTAAAATAGACTACCTCTAATGGCTTTGTCTATGATCTAAGATGTAAGCTACAAATTGTCTAATCTCTAAGATGTGTGATCTCCAAAAGATGTCTTTTCTCTACACAATTGCAAGCTATTTATAGAGTTTCTAGGAGTAGAGCTCAAGTCAAGAATCCCTTTTCTCTTCATGGAATTTAAGTGATGATCAAGCTTTGTATCTCTTCTTTCCATATAGAGCGGAGTAGAGAGCAAGTTCTTTCATAACCATCTTGAGTGAATCATGGTTCACTTATTTCATTTCCAAAGATAACTTGATTCTATATCATCTTGATATATTCTTTGAGTGATAATCAAGTTCTTCCATAATGAGCTTGAGAGGATCAAGGTTGACTTATCTCGTTTCCATAAGAAGTTTAAGTGTATCAAAGTTGACTTATCTCATTTCCAAAAGTGGATTGATCTAAGTCAACAATGATTTCTTCTTCCTTAATGAACATTTTGTCAACACTTCTTTCTTTGAGTGCAAGTAAAGAAAGATCTCTTTGGGTGTGAACcaaatatatgttgcttatggaAGGTGTATGAGTGTGTTTGCCAAGAATCCCCAAGTGATTTTCCAAGAATCGGAAATATACTTCGAATCCAGAGGCCGGCTCATAGTCGTGGGACGGTGATAAGTGTATATTTTACGTCATTTAGAGGTCATTTATCTActagtttttagtattttatgatgtaaaatatacgcttatttagttaatttcacttatttgttaaattatttgtagaatgtaaatatttaatgtttctTAAGTTTTTAGGCATaaaacagagttaaaatgcaaaaatagttAGAGCTAGAAGGATTCGAGTCAAGTTCAAGAAAGCCAACCAAGTTTCGGGTCAAACCGagtcaaaaccgaaccgaaccagaaATGAGCTACAAGCACCAGATCAGCTGGCCTTCAGCCGGCCCACGACTATGAGCCAGCCAAGGGCTGGCTGACTTCTGATCTCGGAGTGCAACTTCAATTCTTGGGAAATCGCTTGGGGATTCTTAGCCGATACACTCATACACCTtccataagcaacatatattgggtTCACACTCAAAGAGATCTTCCTTGGCTTGCACTCAATGTATGTATCAAGATGAGATTTGATCGAGCTATCTTTGGAATGAGATAAGTGAACCATGATTCACTCAAGACGGTTATGGAAGAACTTGCTCCCTACTCCGCTCTACATGGAAAGAAGAGATCTAAAACTTGATCATCACTCAAATTCCATGAAGAGAATATAGATTCTTGACTTGAGCTCCACGCCTAGCAACTCTATAAATAGCTTGCATTTATGTAGAGAAAACACATCTTTTGGATCTTAAACATCTTTGAGATCACCTTTGTAGTTTTCATCTTAGATCATAGACAAAACCATTAGAGGTAGTCTATTTTAGTATCATTTCTACTCTATCGTTTGGGATTATTACACAAAATATATTGGAATTCCGGAGTTAAGGTACAACATTATTGAGAGATCAATTATCGTTGTGTTCTTGTTAATCATGAATTCCATATATGTTATTGTTGAATTTCCTTTagatatgagtagctaaacccattttcggggattattaattggacttaTGTTTACTTAATCATATTGGGATATTGGATTGTTATTAAAATTATGTGTTGATTAATGCTCATAATGCTTGAATGTTTTTGGCCAATTCATTCActgccctatgttttaattctgatttgagagagcttaattaaaataaatcagttaatcaacaacgtatgaattaataacacgagagtgagttaatgaatacgtgttcttaaggtttgcttaataaatatcattttatcacttgatttggtatttcaaaacacgagagtgagtaatttgcctattaattggttatttgtatatttttatctatagcggcttgagagagagTTATAGATGCATTCGATTAGCCTGAACTATAAATTGCTAACATAATCCATATATCCCATGAGATtaatgacataaagaaaattaataatccctgatcttccttattattgtttaaactcatttttttaattaaaagcttaattttattttaaattaaatctacttaattcaattttattaatttaaaaccacttcaaccaaattatctttttggctatccaaattgagtatcttaattgggtgtatttagttactttccttgtgggtacgatatctggacttcacagtctatattacgagttgacactgtgcacttgcagcaattttctcaacaagtttttggcgccgttgccggggaaagcatatctttaacatctaagttaggatagctcggcttgttttagtcttttactttcttgttttacgcgtgggctttcttgtttttgttgatACAGGTACTCTTCTTgtagtgtatgcataatacacgtcGCAAAGGTCTACCTTTAGAAACATTTCAACCAGATCTCACATCTTTTGAGTGAAGCATCAGAAAATCAGCTCAAAAGAATCTAAATATGGCAGACGAAGAAGGTAATCCGCTTGGATTGAATAATGAGGGGGATAACAGAGTGATCCCACATAATCTGCAGAATCAGCAGGATCTGCAAGGACAGAATAACAACAGGCAGAGACAACCAACATTGATGGAATTCTTTCAGTCGAATGTAGGAAATACTACTCATGGTTACTTTGCACATCCTGTGCGGGCAAACCATTACGAGATTAAGACCAATATCATTCAGTTGTTAGAAGCCCGCTGTCAGTTCTATGGGCTACCGAATGAAGATCCAAATGCGCACCTCTCGAATTTCCTGGAGGTGTGCAGTACATTCAAGCTCAGCAACATGACAGAAGATGAAGTTTGGCTGCGTTTATTCCCATTTTCTCTGAGGGATAAAGCGAAGATCTGGATTCATGCTCTGCCTAGAGTTGGCATTAACAGATGGTCAGATTTGGCAAAGGCATTCCTGAACAAGTACTTTCCCATGGCGAAGACCGCAAAGTTGACTAGATATATCATGCTTTATCAGCAACTGGATGGAGAATCAGTGAGTGACGCATGGGAGCGGTACAAGGAATTGCAGAGAAAAGTTCCTCATCATCATATTACGGGGCAGAATTTGATCCAAAATTTCTATAATGGGTCAAATGATCAGACCAGGAGTATCATTGATACAGCCGCAGGAGGGTCATTGATGAGGAAGACCACTGACGCAGCACTTGAGCTGTTAGATGAGGTTGCAGTGAACAGCTGTTCTTGGCCAACTGAGAGGGCGAAAGCACCTGCTCAGAGAGGAGTGATAGCAGTTGCTACTGATCCAATAGTGGAGACGGTCAAGTCACTACTACAGGAGTTTCTCACAAAACAAGTTGTAGCACCCAACACTCATAGTGTTTCTGCAATTCAGAGTAACTGTGAGGTTTGTGGAGTTCCTAGCCATATGGCGAATGAGTGCTATGTGGTGTCGCGACAGTTCAATGAGCAAATAAACTATGTGGGAGGACAGAGACCAGGAAATAATCCATATGCTGCTACTCACAATCCAGGGTGGAGAAATCACCCAAATTTCTCATGGAAGGATAATGGAAATCATATCCACAATCAGGCAGGTCCTAGTTTTCAAGGAGAACAAAGATCACAGCAGAATCAAGGAAACTTCCACCATCAGAATAGTAGGCCACAACATCCACCTGGTTTTTAGCAGAAAGAACACGGAGAGTCTCTACACAG containing:
- the LOC126656863 gene encoding uncharacterized protein LOC126656863 yields the protein MADEEGNPLGLNNEGDNRVIPHNLQNQQDLQGQNNNRQRQPTLMEFFQSNVGNTTHGYFAHPVRANHYEIKTNIIQLLEARCQFYGLPNEDPNAHLSNFLEVCSTFKLSNMTEDEVWLRLFPFSLRDKAKIWIHALPRVGINRWSDLAKAFLNKYFPMAKTAKLTRYIMLYQQLDGESVSDAWERYKELQRKVPHHHITGQNLIQNFYNGSNDQTRSIIDTAAGGSLMRKTTDAALELLDEVAVNSCSWPTERAKAPAQRGVIAVATDPIVETVKSLLQEFLTKQVVAPNTHSVSAIQSNCEVCGVPSHMANECYVVSRQFNEQINYVGGQRPGNNPYAATHNPGWRNHPNFSWKDNGNHIHNQAGPSFQGEQRSQQNQGNFHHQNSRPQHPPGF